The nucleotide window GTACGAGCAGGCCGGCGCCGGCCGCGACCGCATCCTGATCAAGATGGCCTCCACCTGGGAAGGCATTCGCGCCGCCGAGGTGCTGGAAAAGGAAGGCATCCAGTGCAACCTGACCCTGCTGTTCTCCTTCGCCCAGGCCAGGGCCTGCGCCGAGGCCGGCGTCTACCTGATCTCGCCCTTCGTGGGCCGCATCCTCGACTGGTACAAGGCCAACGGTGACCAGGCCGAGTACGGTGCCGAGGAGGATCCGGGCGTGCTGTCGGTCAAGGCCATCTACGACTACTACAAGCGCCACCAGTACGACACCGTGGTGATGGGCGCCTCCTTCCGCAATGTCGGCGAGATCCTGGAACTGGCTGGCTGCGACCGCCTCACCATAGGCCCGGGCCTGCTGGCCGAGCTGGAGGCCGCGGATGCCCCCGTCGAGGCCAAGCTGACGCCCAGCGGCGAAACGGCCCAGCGCCCTGCCCCCATGACCGAGGCCCAGTTCCGCTGGGAGCACAACCAGGATCCCATGGCCGTGGAAAAACTGGCGGAAGGCATTCGCAAATTCGCGGAAGATCAGGAAAAATTGCAATCCATGCTGGCCGAGCGTATCTAAGGCCAACAAGGAAGAAGAACGGTCACCTGCGGGTGGCCGTTTGGTTTGAGAGGAAGACAAGATGACAGCACTGACCCGCCTGCCCGGTTACGCCGCCCTCGAGGCCCGCAAGGACAGCCTGCCGCCCCTGCGCACCCTGTTCGAACAGGATCCCGGCCGGGGCCGCCGCCTGTCGGTGGAAGCGGCCGGCCTGTACCTGGACTACTCCAAGAACTGGGTGGACGACGAGATCCTGTCCCTGCTCTGCCAGCTGGCCGACCAGGCCGAACTGCCGGCCAGGATCCAGGCCCTGCTCGGCGGCGAGCCCATCAACCACACCGAGGGCCGGGCCGTGCTGCACACCGCCCTGCGCGGCAGTGCCGATGCCAACGTCAGCGTCGACGGCACGCCGGTGCTGGCCGAGGTCAACGCCACCCTGGCCCGCATGGGCGCCTTCGTGGCCGAGGTCCTTGAAGGCCGCTGGACCGGCTTCACCGGCAAGGCCATCACCGACGTGGTCAGCATCGGCATCGGCGGCTCCTTCCTGGGCCCCAAGGTGATGACCGAGGCCCTCAAGCCCTATTGGCAACACAAGGTGCGGGTGCATTTCGTGGCCAACGTGGACGGCACCGCCATCAGCGACAAGCTCAAGGGGCTGGATCCCGAAACCACCCTGTTCGTGACCGCCTCCAAGTCCTTCACCACCCAGGAGACCCTGAGCAACAGCCTCAGCGCCCGGGCCTGGCTGGAGCGGGCCGGCGCCGGCTTCGCCGATCTGGCCAAGCACTTCGTGGCCGTCACCGCCAATATTCCCAAGGCCGAGGCCTTCGGCATCAAGGCCGAGAACTGCTTCCCCATGTGGGACTGGGTCGGCGGCCGCTACTCCATGTGGTCCGCCATCGGCCTGCCCATCGCCCTGGCCATCGGCATGGAGCATTTCCAGGGCCTGCTGGCCGGCGCCAGGGCCATGGACAGCCACTTCGCCAGCGCGCCCCTGGCCGAAAACATGCCGGTCCTGATGGCCCTGCTGGGCGTCTGGTACACCAATATCCACGGCGCCCAGTCCCATGTGCTGCTGCCCTATGACCACTACCTGCGCGCCTTCCCGGCCTATGTGCAGCAGCTGGACATGGAATCCAACGGCAAGAGCTGCACCCGCGGCGGCGAGACGGTGGACTACGCCACGGGCCCGGTGATCTGGGGCTCCGAGGGCACCAACGGCCAGCACGCCTTCCACCAGCTGCTGCACCAGGGCCAGCTGCTGGTGCCGGCGGACTTCATACTGCCGCTGAAGAGCCACAACCCCCTTGGCGATCACCACGCCATGCTGGCCGCCAACTGCTTCGCCCAGAGCCAGGCGCTGATGCAGGGCAAGACCCTGGCCGAGGCCGAGGCCGAGCTGAAGGCCCAGGGCCTGGACCAGCAGCAGGTAGCCTTCCTGGCCCCCCACAAGGTCATGGCCGGCAACAGGCCCTCCAACACCCTGCTGATGGAAAAGCTCACCCCCGAAACCCTGGGCGCCCTGGTGGCCCTGTACGAGCACCGTACCTTCGTCCAGGGTGTGCTCTGGGATCTCAACTCCTTCGATCAGTGGGGCGTGGAGCTTGGCAAGGTGCTGGGCCAGGGGATCCTGGACAAGCTCAAGGCCAGGGATGCCAAGCTGGATCTGGACGGCTCCACCAACGAGCTGGTGGCCCGCTTCCGCCAGAGCAAATGACGGCAACGGCCAGTAAAAAGGGCGCCCTGGGGCGCCCTTTTTTGTTCTGTCGCAACATGCCTGTAACAAAGTTGTTTTAATTTCCAGCACTGCATGGTATCTATTTCGGTGAAAACAACACCAAGAGCATAGGAGGTTCCATGGACCAGGTGCAGGATATGCAGGGTGCCCTCAGTGGGGATAAGCGCGAAACGAGGGGCCGTAACAAGAAACGCCGCTGGCGCGAGATTGAGGCGATCAAGGAGCGGTTCCGCCTCAAGAAGGAGCTGGAAGACATCGACTGGAGCCATGACTACCGGCTCGAGGAACTGGAATTCTAAGAAAAAGCCCGGCTCTCGCCGGGCTTTTCAGTCTTCGCTTTCCTCGTTCAGCCGCGACCACAGGGCCTGGTAGCTGGCCTTGACCTCGATGCCGAACAGGGGATCCTTCTCGGTCTTCTCCTTCAGCCGCTGGCCGAAGCTATCCCAGTCCTGGCTTTCCATGGCCTGCTCCAGGGCCGGGAACAGTTCACCTTCCTCGAAACGCATGTGCTCGCGCTGGTGGGCCACATAGTTTTCCAGCGCCGCCAGCACCTCGTCCTTGGGCACCACGGCGTCCATCATCACCATGTCCACCAGTTGCCGCAGGCTGCCGGTATCCTCGGAAAGCGCCTTGTGCTGCTTGCGGATCTCGTCGCCCAGGGATGGATCGGCGAACTTTTCCCCCACGGCGTCCAGCAACAGCTCCTCCTCGGCATGGTGGACCTGATCGGCGTAGTGGTAGAGGTAATCCAGGATATCGCGAACCAGATCGAACCTGACCACCTGCTCGGCCCGCAGGGCGGCCGCCTTGGCATCCAGCACCGCCAGCAGGCGCCTGATATTACTGTGATCGCGACGCAGAAGATCCAGCATGGCTAACTCCGAAACAGGGCTTACCCAGTGATCATAGTCAGCCAGCCGGTCCCTTGCTAAAGGTCGATTCAGATCTGCCAGTCGATGGGGCCCTGGCCCTGGCGCATCAGCAGGGCGTTGGCCTGGGAGAAATGGCGGCAACCGAAGAAGCCCCGGTGCGCCGACAGCGGCGACGGATGGGGCGCGGTCAGCACATGGTGGCGGTTGCGGTCGATGATACGGCCCTTCTTCTGGGCATGGCTGCCCCAGAGCAGGAACACCAGCCCTTCCCGATGCTCATTGAGGGCCGCCACCACGGCATCGGTAAAGGTTTCCCAGCCCCAGCCGGCATGGGCATGGGCCTGGCCCGCCGCCACCGTCAGCACCGCATTGAGCAGCAGCACCCCCTGCTTGGCCCAGTCGGTCAGGCAGCCGTGCTCGGGCAGCTGGAAGCCGGGAATGTCCTGGGCCAGCTCCTTGAACATGTTCTGCAGTGACGGCGGCACCTTGATGCCGGGCTGCACCGAGAAACACAGGCCATGGGCCTGATCCGGGCCGTGATAGGGATCCTGGCCCAGGATCACCACCTTGACCCGGTCGAAGTCGGTGTACTTGAAGGCGTTGAAGACGGCCTCGGCCGGCGGGTAGATGGTCTGGCCCTGGTCCCTGGCCTGCTGGACCCTGGCCAGCACATCCTGGAAGTAGGGCTTCTGCTTTTCTGCTCCCAGTACATCTGACCAGGATTGGGGGGCTGTCGTCATGGGCATCCTTCTGGGCCTGTTTGCCGGCCGCTAATGCTGCCCGAGCCGGCCAGCAGGTGCAAGGGGCGCCACCTTCAGGCATGCTGGAGGCAAAGGAGGAGAGATGTCGACCACGATAACAATAACATCGGCCTTCGAAAGCCACTGGCGACGCTTCAATGCCCTGACCGAGCAGGCCTACCGGGCCTTCGCCGAGGGTGACTGGGCCGGCCTGCAGGCCCTTTGCCGCCAGCGCTTCGACTGTCACGACGCCCAGGTGCAGGCGCTCAGCCAGGCCATCCCGGCCGATCTCGACTGGCCACAGCTGGCCAGGGACTACCAAACCCGGCTGGCGGCGCACCCGACCCGGGAGCTGGCGCTGACCTTCTTCAATTCCCTCTATGCCCGCTGCCGCCCCCACTGCGACTGGGTCCCCTTTGGCCAGGAGCTGCTGCATCAGCCCATCACCGGCACCCAGCCCTACCGCCGCTACGGCCTGAGCGGCAAGCTCAGCCACCTGATAGCCCGGCTCCTGGACGACGCCGGGCTGCCGCTGCCCCTGGCCGATGCCAGGGGCGACATCCGCCGCATCGCCCGCAGCCTGAGGCGCCAGCTGCTGCCGCTGCTGGAACAAAGCGACTACCCGCTGCACCTGGATCTGCTGGCCCAGCCCTTCCTGCGCAACAAGGGCCTCTACCTCATCGGCCGCATCAACCTGGACAGCGGCCTGGTGCCCTTCGCCCTGGCCCTGGTGCGCACCGAGCAGGGCCGGCTCCGCGCCGACGCCCTGCTGCTCAAGCGCGAGCACCTGTCCATCCTGTTCGGCTTCGCCCGCTCCGACTTCCTGGTGCAGAGCCCCTGCCCGGCCGAGCTGGTGCGCTTTTTGGCCAGCCTGGTGCCCCAGAAGCCCCTGTCCGAGCTCTATGCCGCCCTGGGCCATTACAAGCAGGCCAAGACCATGCAGTACAGCGAGCTGGTCACCGCCCTCAGGGCCGGCCAGAGCCGCTTCGTGCCGGCGCCGGGCATTCGGGGCATGGTGATGGCGGTGTTCATGCTGGAGCGGCATGACAAGGTGTTCAAGGTGATCCGCGACAGCTTCCCCCACACCAAGTCCATCAGCCACGAACAGGTGGTGGAGCGCTACCGGCTGGTCCAGCGCCACGACAGGGTCGGGCGCATGGCCGACACCCAGGAGTTCGTGGATCTGCGCCTGCCCCTGGCCAGGGTCGACCAGGCGGTGCTGGACGAGCTGTTGAGCAGCTGCTCCCAACGGGTGGCCGTGGAAGGCGATACCCTGGTGCTCAGGCATTGCTTCACCGAGCGGCGCATGTGGCCCCTGAACCTGCTGCTGCAGGAAGCCGACATGCCACAGCGGGAGGCCGCCCTGGCCGACTACGGCCAGGCCCTCAAGGACATCGCCGCCGCCGGCCTCTTCCCCGGCGACATGCTCTACAAGAACTTCGGGGTGACCCGCCATGGCCGGGTGATCTTCTACGACTACGACGAGCTCTGCCCCCTGGACGAGGTGCGCTTTCGGGAGCTGCCCAAAGGCACCGGCGATCCCCAGCAGCAGGGTGCCGAACCCTGGTTCGCGGTGGCCCCGGGCGACGTCTTCCCCGAGGAGTTCCGCCACTTCCTCTGCGCCCGCCCGGAGGCGGCCCGGGTCCTGCTACGGCAGCATCCCGAGCTGTTCACTCCCGCCTTCTGGCGCCAGGCCCAGCAGGACGCCGCGCACGGGCACATGGCCGATCTCTTTCCCTATCCCGAGCAGCTGCGCTTTGGCGACGGCCATCGGGATTGATAGACTGGCAACCACAGCATATTGCAAGGACAGACCATGTTGCGTTCCCTGAGCCTGCTGGCCGCGCTGTGCCTGAGCGCCCAGCTCCAGGCCGCCCAGGCCCCCAAGAACATCATCTTCATGATTGGCGACGGCATGGGCCCCGCCTACCCCGCCGCCTACCGCTATTTCGCCGACGACCCCGCCACCCCCAGGGTGGAGAACACCGTCTTCGACGAGATGCTGGTGGGCATGGCCACCACCTACCCGGATGAGCCGGACACCATAGTGACCGACTCCGCCGCCGCGGCCACGGCCCTGGCCACCGGTCATAAGAGCTACAATGGCGCCATCGCCGTGGATCGCCAGAAACAACCCCTGGCCACCCTGCTGGAGCTGGCCAAGCAGCGCGGCCTGAGCACCGGCCTGGCGGTGACCTCCCAGGTCAACCATGCCACCCCGGCCGCCTTCATGGCCCACAACGAAAGCCGCCGCAATTACGACGCCATCGCCGACGCCTACCTGGATGAGCGCATCAACGGCAAGCCCAAGGCCGACCTGCTGCTGGGCGGTGGCCTGAAGTTCTTCAAGCGGGAAGACCGGGATCTGGTGGCCGAGTTCATGGCCCTGGGCTACGGCTTCGTGGACAGCGCCGAGAGCCTGGGAAAGGCCGACCGGCTGCCACTGCTGGGCCTGTTCGGTGACGTTGCCCTGCCCAGTGCCATAGACGACCAGAAGGGACCGCGCCTGGCCGCCATGACCGCCAAGGCCGTCACCCTGCTGGACGACAACCCCAAGGGCTTCTTCCTGCTGGTGGAAGGCAGCCAGATAGACTGGGCCGGCCACGACAACGACATCGTCACCGCCCTGCACGAGATGGCCGACTTCGCCGCCGCCATCCGCTGGGCCAGGGATTACGCCAGGGAGAACCAGGACACCTTGGTGGTGGTCACCGCCGACCACGGCACCGGCGGCCTGACCCTGGGCGCCGACGGCAAGTACCAGTGGCGGGCCGACTTCCTGCGCCAGATCCCCCATTCGCCGCGCCGGGCCGCCAAGCTGCTGTTGGCCGCCGACGAGCCCCGGGCCCGCCTGGGCGGGATCCTCGGTTTCGCCCCCTCCAGGGAAGAGGCCGAAGCCGTACTCGACGCCAGGGACGACGGCCCCGATGCCCTGGCCAGGGCCATCAAGACCCTTATCGACAAGCGCAGCCTGACCGGCTGGACCACCTCAGGCCACACCGCCATAGACGTGCCCGTCTACGCCTTTGGTCCCGGCGCCGAGACCCTGGGCAAGGTCATGGACAACACCGAGCTGAGCCAGCGCCTGCTGGCGCTGATGACGGCCCGCTAGGCGGGCGGCTTCAACAGCTTGTTGGCCAGGAACAGGAACAGCCGCAGATCGCGGCTGCCGGCCTGGTTGAGTTGCTGGATGGCCCACTGGGCCGGGGTTTCGTCCGTGTCGACCCCGGCCTGCTCGAGCAGCAGCCCCAGCTGCTGGCGGGCCGCCGCCAGCTCGCCGCCCCTGGCCGCCTCGGCGGGCGGGGTCAGGCTGGCGTCGCGGCTGTCCACCGACAACGCATAGGCATACAGCATCACCGCCTGGGCCAGGTTCAGGGACGGTTGGGGCTGGGCCAGGGGGATATAGGAGCGCAGCTGACACTGGGCCAGCTCGGCGTTGGACAGACCGGATTCCTCGCAGCCAAAGACGATGGCAGTGCGCTCCGCCACCTGGGCCAGATCCGCCAGCCTACCCCTGAGCTGCTCGGGACTGTGGCAGGGGATCTGATCGCCCCTGGCCCTGGCGGTGGTGGCCACGGCCAGATCGCAGTCCGCCAGCGCCGCCTCCAGGCTGTCGAAGGACTGGCCCGCCAGCAGCTCCCGGGCGCCGTGGGCCACCCAGGCCGCCTCATCCTGGCGATGGGCATCTGAGCCCACCACCCGCAGATCGTCATAGCCCATGGTCTTCAGGGCCCGGGCGGCAGCCCCCACGTTT belongs to Gallaecimonas sp. GXIMD4217 and includes:
- the tal gene encoding transaldolase — protein: MANQLEQLKALTTVVADTGEIDAIRRYQPMDATTNPSLILKAAQLPEYASLIDDAIHWAKAQDNGDSVLENAMDKLAVNIGVEILKLVPGRISTEVDARLSYDTQATIAKARKLVELYEQAGAGRDRILIKMASTWEGIRAAEVLEKEGIQCNLTLLFSFAQARACAEAGVYLISPFVGRILDWYKANGDQAEYGAEEDPGVLSVKAIYDYYKRHQYDTVVMGASFRNVGEILELAGCDRLTIGPGLLAELEAADAPVEAKLTPSGETAQRPAPMTEAQFRWEHNQDPMAVEKLAEGIRKFAEDQEKLQSMLAERI
- the pgi gene encoding glucose-6-phosphate isomerase; the protein is MTALTRLPGYAALEARKDSLPPLRTLFEQDPGRGRRLSVEAAGLYLDYSKNWVDDEILSLLCQLADQAELPARIQALLGGEPINHTEGRAVLHTALRGSADANVSVDGTPVLAEVNATLARMGAFVAEVLEGRWTGFTGKAITDVVSIGIGGSFLGPKVMTEALKPYWQHKVRVHFVANVDGTAISDKLKGLDPETTLFVTASKSFTTQETLSNSLSARAWLERAGAGFADLAKHFVAVTANIPKAEAFGIKAENCFPMWDWVGGRYSMWSAIGLPIALAIGMEHFQGLLAGARAMDSHFASAPLAENMPVLMALLGVWYTNIHGAQSHVLLPYDHYLRAFPAYVQQLDMESNGKSCTRGGETVDYATGPVIWGSEGTNGQHAFHQLLHQGQLLVPADFILPLKSHNPLGDHHAMLAANCFAQSQALMQGKTLAEAEAELKAQGLDQQQVAFLAPHKVMAGNRPSNTLLMEKLTPETLGALVALYEHRTFVQGVLWDLNSFDQWGVELGKVLGQGILDKLKARDAKLDLDGSTNELVARFRQSK
- a CDS encoding DUF3545 family protein — protein: MDQVQDMQGALSGDKRETRGRNKKRRWREIEAIKERFRLKKELEDIDWSHDYRLEELEF
- a CDS encoding hemerythrin domain-containing protein, yielding MLDLLRRDHSNIRRLLAVLDAKAAALRAEQVVRFDLVRDILDYLYHYADQVHHAEEELLLDAVGEKFADPSLGDEIRKQHKALSEDTGSLRQLVDMVMMDAVVPKDEVLAALENYVAHQREHMRFEEGELFPALEQAMESQDWDSFGQRLKEKTEKDPLFGIEVKASYQALWSRLNEESED
- the ung gene encoding uracil-DNA glycosylase; the protein is MTTAPQSWSDVLGAEKQKPYFQDVLARVQQARDQGQTIYPPAEAVFNAFKYTDFDRVKVVILGQDPYHGPDQAHGLCFSVQPGIKVPPSLQNMFKELAQDIPGFQLPEHGCLTDWAKQGVLLLNAVLTVAAGQAHAHAGWGWETFTDAVVAALNEHREGLVFLLWGSHAQKKGRIIDRNRHHVLTAPHPSPLSAHRGFFGCRHFSQANALLMRQGQGPIDWQI
- the aceK gene encoding bifunctional isocitrate dehydrogenase kinase/phosphatase, which codes for MSTTITITSAFESHWRRFNALTEQAYRAFAEGDWAGLQALCRQRFDCHDAQVQALSQAIPADLDWPQLARDYQTRLAAHPTRELALTFFNSLYARCRPHCDWVPFGQELLHQPITGTQPYRRYGLSGKLSHLIARLLDDAGLPLPLADARGDIRRIARSLRRQLLPLLEQSDYPLHLDLLAQPFLRNKGLYLIGRINLDSGLVPFALALVRTEQGRLRADALLLKREHLSILFGFARSDFLVQSPCPAELVRFLASLVPQKPLSELYAALGHYKQAKTMQYSELVTALRAGQSRFVPAPGIRGMVMAVFMLERHDKVFKVIRDSFPHTKSISHEQVVERYRLVQRHDRVGRMADTQEFVDLRLPLARVDQAVLDELLSSCSQRVAVEGDTLVLRHCFTERRMWPLNLLLQEADMPQREAALADYGQALKDIAAAGLFPGDMLYKNFGVTRHGRVIFYDYDELCPLDEVRFRELPKGTGDPQQQGAEPWFAVAPGDVFPEEFRHFLCARPEAARVLLRQHPELFTPAFWRQAQQDAAHGHMADLFPYPEQLRFGDGHRD
- a CDS encoding alkaline phosphatase — protein: MLRSLSLLAALCLSAQLQAAQAPKNIIFMIGDGMGPAYPAAYRYFADDPATPRVENTVFDEMLVGMATTYPDEPDTIVTDSAAAATALATGHKSYNGAIAVDRQKQPLATLLELAKQRGLSTGLAVTSQVNHATPAAFMAHNESRRNYDAIADAYLDERINGKPKADLLLGGGLKFFKREDRDLVAEFMALGYGFVDSAESLGKADRLPLLGLFGDVALPSAIDDQKGPRLAAMTAKAVTLLDDNPKGFFLLVEGSQIDWAGHDNDIVTALHEMADFAAAIRWARDYARENQDTLVVVTADHGTGGLTLGADGKYQWRADFLRQIPHSPRRAAKLLLAADEPRARLGGILGFAPSREEAEAVLDARDDGPDALARAIKTLIDKRSLTGWTTSGHTAIDVPVYAFGPGAETLGKVMDNTELSQRLLALMTAR
- a CDS encoding tRNA/rRNA methyltransferase; this translates as MKLCFVLVRPARPENVGAAARALKTMGYDDLRVVGSDAHRQDEAAWVAHGARELLAGQSFDSLEAALADCDLAVATTARARGDQIPCHSPEQLRGRLADLAQVAERTAIVFGCEESGLSNAELAQCQLRSYIPLAQPQPSLNLAQAVMLYAYALSVDSRDASLTPPAEAARGGELAAARQQLGLLLEQAGVDTDETPAQWAIQQLNQAGSRDLRLFLFLANKLLKPPA